The Anabaena sp. PCC 7108 region AGCAGTTTTTATATTGGTCTATATGGTTATACTTGGATCAGTTTTATGGATAATTGTCAACCTTTAGTAGCCCAATTAATGAGACTTAATCCTAATAAGCGCAAGTATTATCAACAAGGTCTAAGAGCTATGAACCTTATACAGTCAGTCTTTTAGTTGATTTTGTCCCCCCTTCAGGTTGCAATTTATAAGATAAAATAATTTGTAATCAATAATGAGTCTTCACTACTTGTTATACCAAATATAAGTCTATTCACACCGCTTTAGCAACAAATTTTTTATGAAAAAACCATCCCTATTTAGATTTAAAAGTATTACCCATCGGTTAATATTTAGTTGTGTTGTCGCAGCAATCGCTATTTATGGAGTTTCCTATTGGCAAGCACGTAAACTGTTGCAAAAAAGTGTAGATGGTTGGTTGATTGATTTATCTCAGTCCCGGATTGACACTGTTGCAAATGAGATGGAAGGGAAACTGCAAGCCATTGAAAGAAGTATTCTACTGTCGATTTATGGTATTGAAAAATCTGCACAAAATGCCAATGCTGTTAATCAAAATGAACTGTTACCATTACTAAAAACCCTAGTCGAAAAACAGCCTCAAATTCAGGCAATTGCACTCATCAATGCCAGCAATATTGAAACTGGATGGTACTATGATCGACAGGGAAAATACACCAAACTTAATCCAGAAACAAGCAGAAATTGGCTTAACCGTTGCCAAATCAAGGACAATACCCCAACTTCATCGTTTTGGACACAACCCTATCCCCTAAATCATCCATCAGCTATCACTTATTGCGTTCCTTTATCTGCTAATAGTAATCCAGAAACTAGCCATTGGTTGGCGATTTCAGTGAATTTAGATTGGGTATCTTCTAATATGGCAGAAAAGTTAGCCCAGTCAAATCAATCTCATGGTCTAGAATTGGGCAATTATTTTGTGTTTTCACCATCAAATGCACAATGGATTGTCAAACCAGAAAATCTCCCATTGCTTCAGCAGTGGTTATCTCAGCAAAATAATACTTTAAATAACCTGCAACAAAATCGGGGATTGATTAATACCAGAACTAATTCCCAAGGCATTTTGGTGACGACAAAGGTGAACTCTACAAATTGGATTGTCGGCATCATATTTCCCGCTGCAAAGTTAGAGGAGTTTCAGCAGCAATACCTGTGGTTGATAATTATTTCTATGTCGAAAGATATGTTATTGATATGTGTGGTAATTGCCTTCATTTCTCAACTTACAATCCGTCCACTGCGTCAACTCAACAGCAGCACACAAGAAATGGCTAGAGGCAACTTAGATACCATTCTACCAACAGTTACTTCCGACGATGAAGTGGGGCGGTTAACCCAATCTTTTCGCCAAATGCGCGACTCTCTGCAACTCTATATCAGCAATCTGCAAGAGACAACTGCTGCTAAACAAAAACTAGAAAGCGAACTTTCTATTGCTGCCCAAATTCAGCGCACAATGGTTCCCAAGACTACTGTGGACAGTAGTTGCAATTCGCCATATCTGATATCTGCTTTATTGAAACCTGCGCGGATTGTGGGTGGTGATCTTTATGACTTTTTTCTTTTAGGAAGCGATCGCTTGTGCATAATTATTGGTGATGTCGCTGACAAAGGATTCCCAGCAGCATTACTGATGGCACGCACAGTCACCTTGATTCGCACTCTCACCAAACCCTTCAATACCCCTAGCGAAATCCTGCACACCGTTAATCAGGAACTATGTGCTGAAAATGAAGAATGTTTATTTGTTACCGTATTTTGTGGTGTGATTGATTTACGCAGTGGTAATTTTACTTACGCCAGTGGCGGTCATGATGCCCCTTTATTGATACATAATCGACAAGTTCAGTATTTAGATTTGGAAACTAGTTCACCCCTGGGGTTATATGAAGATTCCGTATTTGTAGAAAGTGAGTGTATACTAGCACCTAATGATTTAATCCTACTTTATACTGATGGCATCACAGAAGCGATGAACTGCGAGGGTGAGATATTTTCTGAGGAACGGTTAATTGAGATTATTACCTCTTATCCACCCACCAATCCAGCCCGTGCAGTACGCACAATTGTACATTTTTGCCAGCAGTTTGTGGGGGATGCACCGCAATCAGATGATATTACTTTGTTAGCTGTGCAGTATTTACCGTCAAGTCCTTTTTCTCAAGCAGTAAATGTTATGGAATGGAACCTGACTCTCAACAGCGAGTTAACCGAGTTGGAGGAAGTGAAACAAAAGTTAAGTGAGATTTTGCAAGCTGCTAGTCTGACTGTGGAATTGATTGAAGATGCCCAGTTAATTGTGGAAGAGGTTTTGGTCAATATTATTGAATATGGTTATGAGAATCGCAGCGACGGTTATATCGATTTGCGGATTGAAATCAATAATCAACAGTTGATGATGACTTTTAAAGATAGTGGTAAGCCTTTTAATCCTTTAACTGACATTGCCTCACCAGATATAATGATGGATGATGAAGAGCGATCGCTAGGAGGATTTGGCTTTTTCTTGGTGCAAGAACTAGCAGAGCAAGTAGACTATGTTTATCTCCACGGTAAGAACATTTTGACAGTCCGGCAAGCGATCGCTCAATTAGCTTAGTACAGCTTTACATAACATCATGGCGAATTAACTATGAAAATTTAAACGCAGAGTGGCGCAGAGGTACACGCAGAGATACGCTGATAATCTGCTATGAATTAATGAAATATTATACTTAGAATCACCCAATTTTAGCTAAACTACAAATAAATACTTAATTGCAAAATAAAACCTATGGCATTGCAAATCTACGTAGAAAATACTGACTCTACCACCTTGTGTTTAGCTTTGGATGGTAAGCTTGATACGCTGACAGCTACTGATTTGGATACATCTATTCAAAAAAGCTTGACACCGAACATCCAGACTCTGATTTTAAATCTCCAGAACTTGAGTTTTATCTCCAGTGCTGGACTACGTGTGTTGGCCAAGGCGCGAAAAACTATGACATCAAGAAAAGGCAAAGTATTTTTCACCCATCCTACCCCTCAAGTTAAGAAAGTATTTGATATTGTCAAAGCTGTTCCTCTCTCTGAAGTGTTTGCCAATACTCAGGAGTTAGATGCCTACTTAACAGCTATGCAAGCTGATGTAGATGGGGAAAATGATTAAAAACCTCATTGAGCAAGCCAAATCTGTAAATGCTTTTCGCCACTCAGCTCCATTACTTCGAGAACAAATAGTAAGCCAAAGGCTGTAGACATAGCCTCTTGTATCTTTACTTGGTAATAACTAGTGAGTTCATTTGGAGGAAATAGAAGCCAATTCTCACCATCCTGACTAGACCAAAGCTGAAATCCATCCTCATTATTGGCTCCAAGATACAGATGTTGAGAATGAGCTACGAGGCACTGAAAAATAGCACCACTTCCCATGTCGAAACTTGGTCCAGTTCCTGATAGAGGAACTCTCAGACCATCAGGTGTACATCTGGGTATACCAGCAATTACATCCCAATCATTATTTGAATAGAGTCGAGTTAATTCAAAAGAATTTAAGTACCAATCTTGAGTAATAGATGCCACACCAGGTACTATGCCACTAACAAAATACAAATCACTGTTAAAAACAGTCATTGCATAAATTTTTTGATTATGAGCAAATCGATAAGCACCATTAGTAATAGCTAATTCCCAAGTATTTGTCTTCTCATCATTGTCTCTATATTTCCATATTTGGAACCCCATCTTTTTATTTAAAGTCGCAATAACTAGAGAATTATTGAAATCTATAAAACCATACAAATCTAGATTGTTTTTATCTTCAAATATTCTCTGAAGATCGATTTCTTGCCAAGTTCCTGAAATGAGAGATTCTCTCGTTAAAATACAAGATTGGCAATTTTTATTGGTAAGACCTTTAAAAGCTAAAGCATATAACTTTTGGCTGGTAGTAAGGAAATGATGAACATCAATAGCCTTTGAGGTTAGATCATTATTGTTAGTAAGAAGCTGATAGTTTTCGCCATCAACTGAATATAAAATTTTTGAACCTAGAGAAGAAATTACACTTAATGTTAGTATAGAATTGCTACCATTCTCTAGGTTTAAGGTACTCAATTTAACACTTAATTCACTTGAACCTATTTCAGAGTCTTTCTTCTCATCTTCTGCTGGCAATTGGATTACTGATAAATCAGTCTCATCCCTATTTAAAACCTCATAATATACTTCCGTCCATTTATTTAAATTAGGTTGATAACGCAGGACTTTAATGCACCATTTTTGCCTTTTATCATCGCTATAACCCATAGCAAAGTAAAGGCATTTCTGGAAAAGAGATATTGAACAAGAATACTGATTTAGTACACTTGGTAAATCGCTAGGAGTAATTTTAGTTAAGTATTCTACTCCGAGTGTCTGTATTGTTAATATGCTATTCTGCATTATTTGTCAGGATTTAGTGATAGCCCATTAAATTTGCTAGTCTAGTTATCTCTTCGATAATTTCTTCATCTGAGGCCAACTGTAATTCGCTTTCCTCCAAAATCTTTTTAAATTCATCTGAAAACCAGTCTAGTTTTTCTTTCTTAAAAAACGCCTCTAAAGATGGTTCCTTAACTCTACCACTACGCAAACTGGGACTTTGCATAAATTTAGGGTCGTTACCACCTCTAGCTGGATAGGGACCAACATAAGCATATGGAGAATTTTCCGGATGTTTCATAGCCTCAATTGCCTCTTTATCAGTCCTCAACCCCATCCACTCAGAAATTTGAGGCAAATACACATCTGGCTCTGATAAAACGTCTTCCCCTTTAATTCGCATTGTTTGGCCTGCTGGCAACGAATTAGTAAAGTTAATAATATTGCAATGGATCTGATACCAACCAATTAAGGTCTCAATCCGACT contains the following coding sequences:
- a CDS encoding STAS domain-containing protein, with the translated sequence MALQIYVENTDSTTLCLALDGKLDTLTATDLDTSIQKSLTPNIQTLILNLQNLSFISSAGLRVLAKARKTMTSRKGKVFFTHPTPQVKKVFDIVKAVPLSEVFANTQELDAYLTAMQADVDGEND
- a CDS encoding SpoIIE family protein phosphatase yields the protein MKKPSLFRFKSITHRLIFSCVVAAIAIYGVSYWQARKLLQKSVDGWLIDLSQSRIDTVANEMEGKLQAIERSILLSIYGIEKSAQNANAVNQNELLPLLKTLVEKQPQIQAIALINASNIETGWYYDRQGKYTKLNPETSRNWLNRCQIKDNTPTSSFWTQPYPLNHPSAITYCVPLSANSNPETSHWLAISVNLDWVSSNMAEKLAQSNQSHGLELGNYFVFSPSNAQWIVKPENLPLLQQWLSQQNNTLNNLQQNRGLINTRTNSQGILVTTKVNSTNWIVGIIFPAAKLEEFQQQYLWLIIISMSKDMLLICVVIAFISQLTIRPLRQLNSSTQEMARGNLDTILPTVTSDDEVGRLTQSFRQMRDSLQLYISNLQETTAAKQKLESELSIAAQIQRTMVPKTTVDSSCNSPYLISALLKPARIVGGDLYDFFLLGSDRLCIIIGDVADKGFPAALLMARTVTLIRTLTKPFNTPSEILHTVNQELCAENEECLFVTVFCGVIDLRSGNFTYASGGHDAPLLIHNRQVQYLDLETSSPLGLYEDSVFVESECILAPNDLILLYTDGITEAMNCEGEIFSEERLIEIITSYPPTNPARAVRTIVHFCQQFVGDAPQSDDITLLAVQYLPSSPFSQAVNVMEWNLTLNSELTELEEVKQKLSEILQAASLTVELIEDAQLIVEEVLVNIIEYGYENRSDGYIDLRIEINNQQLMMTFKDSGKPFNPLTDIASPDIMMDDEERSLGGFGFFLVQELAEQVDYVYLHGKNILTVRQAIAQLA